GCTTGGGGGTgacctgaagaaaagaaatgccgTAGAAGTCAGTTGGCTGAGAAAGAATTGACAACATATATTTGTGATAAACAATGTATCATTCAGTTTGTGATTCAAAATTGAAATTCTCTTTAGTCAAGTAGTTAAAGTGTAACGATGCAGACACAGAAGAGAACTGAACGTATTTTCCATATAAAGTAGACTCTTACAGGTAGAAAGGTGGGTTTAATTTTTAGTATAGCTTAAACACTTGAAAGACTTCAAAGCTTTGGAGGCCATTTGCTTGAAAACTGTTCAAGAACACTTTGAAGCATATAGATTAGCAGGTGCAGATCTGGCTACCTAGGGCAGTAAAACTTGAGATACCAGAGGGCAACTGCAAAAAGGTAGACAAAGTTGTTggtcttttcttaaaaaagattAGCACTGTTCTCTGAAAAGAATTAGGATACCTGCTAGGTATGTATATGACCTTTTCAACAAGGAAATAAGCCGAGATGACCTCTTACATACTTGCTACTAATGATGGAGACTTTTTTGCTTGGAATTCTTCTGTTCTCTCAAGAAATCATAGACTGTTATCCTTActgctattttaatttaaaaatacatacttagATGGctaaaaatactgctgcttcAAAGCAAGGAAGAGATGCATCAGTTTCCAGGCTTTCTTAATTCAAATCTTTCCTGGTAGTCCTAATTTACCCATAAAACTTTGCCTTCAGAGGGAGTTTGGTTTTAGTCAAGTGAGCAGATTTACGTGACAGTCAAGCCTGGTGTGCTCCTAATGAAACTGCATGTCCCAGAAGGCTGAGAAGACAGTGGGATTAGTGAATCTTGCCTGAAAGGGGGATACAGGATGTAAATTTAAGCCTCAAGGTTACAGTACCAGCATAAATATAGCTACCAAGCAGCATAACAGATTCCTTTCACACAGTGACTGAAATTCTGACAGGCAtaaatcagtgtttttcttcGTTCCCATTTCTGTATCTTGGGATATTTTTAAGGGATTATGCTTCTGTGATTTATTTAACTTCCTTTTGAAATTCAGTTGCATAAACCTGAGGCCTGAGTAGGACCTCAGGCAGATGTGCAGTTGACACTAGAAACACCATATAATTGACTTTCAAGGTAGAGGCTCCTGGAGTGAGAGGCAGTGACTTAAGTGAATGTAGGACATTCTGCTCACGCAAACAGCTAAGTCTGTGTGTTCTAAGCTTTATGGGTATAAAAATAGTTGCCCAAAAGAAGTTGTCCTTCTGAGGAACTCAGCTCTTATGAGGGCCTTTTAAAGCTGTCTCTGCCATTGTACTCGTGACAGTGACAGGTCTCTGAAAACCAGAAGCTGCATGAATTACCCTGATGGGGATCATGCTGCCACCTTAGGAATCTATTTAGTGGTCACTGATCTTTATActtgcaaacagaaagaatcttattttaaagatacagtAATAATTTAACTTGTACTGGTCATTTGCTCAAAAACATGACTTCTCTTAAAGTAAAGGTACTTAACTCAAGCAACTTCAGATACACACAGAATGGGATTTTACACATGTTGGACAGAAATAAGAGAATCAAGCCAAGACCAGAAAGATTCCAGAACTGCAAAGATGTTTTTGATTTGATCCTAACGTGTGAAGAAAGAGTCTATGATCAAGTAGTAGAAGGTAAGGACCTTGAACTGATAAACCAAGTTAACTTtgagtgctttttttcccctcttcaatGAAGTCCTTCACAAATCTGGAAACATCTCTCTCCTCTGACTACTGCTGCTGGAACACCAGCAGGGACAAGAGCTCACAGTCCATTGACGTAGACTTTATGTACCAGAGAAGTGATGGCTGAATACTTATTTCTAAAAGATGCTGGTGTTGGCAGCTACAAGAGAATGTGTTTGTATAGCAATTTTAAGGGCTGACGTAAGGAAATAGCAAGTATTTGGAGAAACTCAAATGCATGTTTGGCTTGAAAATGTTCATGTATCTAGAAAACTAGCGAGTTGTGTGTGGTGAGCATTTTTTCACCCTGGGTTGATGGAGAAACAAAGTCTAAGCTGTCTTCTTTATGCaacttcccttctcttctctgcagaagacTTCCTGTGACCTACCAAGCAGTTTATCCACAATAAATACCTCCTGTACAGGTGGAGAAACTGTTCTTGAGCATGGTTAACACTGCAGACATGCTACAGCTTTGCCCTTAAATGGGTCAAAGTGAGATAACCAGAAGAATCTCAGTTGGGGATTGGGTTCTGCATGAACACAATGCAGCAAGCTTGATGTGAACTCACTGAAAGTCATGGGGTTTCAGCAATGACTCAGTTAGCTCCTGGGCTGAGAACCCTGCCTTTTTCTGGAAATGCTGGATACAGGCTTATGTGAGGTATAAGGCGTTTCCTTTACGCTGAAAGACCAGCCAACTGAATTAGTATCATACACATAATTTAAAAGGCTGTTGCCTTGCCTTTTCAGTCCTCAGTGGTCATGTCACAAGCAATACAGAACATGATACATTTGGGCTTCTGCAAGCTGAGCAATTAGTGTTCTGGATGTTTAAGTGAAGTGTTTGAAATGGTAAGTTCTGAGAGCAACTGCCCTGGTACATGAATGGACCTTCAGCAAGTTCAGCATGTTCTCATatagaaagcagctttcacTTCAGTGTTCTAGGTGAGTATCCTGAGGAAGGGAGGTGAAGAGCAACCACTTGCTAATTTTCCAGTTCTGCATCTCTCTAACTTCATGGTAATGCTCTTCATAATTGACCAATGAAAGGAAGAAGGCTTGAGTGCTACCAAATGGCTCTAGATGTGGAAGCTGAAATTCTAAAATGGAGGCATCAACAGGTTTGCCAAAATGAAATTGCAGAATAGGGTTAGAAGAGAACAACTTGTCGCCTAAAAACAGTGTCTGTAATAGGAAGGTTATGTTAAAGAGGCATAACAATAATATATGGGTGGATTAAtaggaaaaacatgttttatttttcccccttcaccCCTTGTTAATAAGCGGAACACATTAAAGCTAGAATTGTCTAATGTGACTATCAGTGTTTAACTTGTAGGAGTTCACCTTGCAGTTTAATTTCCAGAGTGTTGGATGtacagtgctttttaaaaaaaaccaggcaATTAAAACTCTCCAGGTGAGGAAGCCCAAAGTCATTCTTGACTTTTGAGAGTCTTGATCTTGGTCTTTAAAGACTGTCAGAGTAAGATGAGCAGTAACTTTTCTTGTCCAGGGCAAATAAACTGTCATGACCCTTTCACAAAACTGaattcttttgtttccaaaatccATCTCCTCTTTTTGAAATAAGAGGGACTATTGTTTAAGACAActttaaataaacaattttctaaaaacaagtttggagaaggcagaggtggACAAtgtctatgtatttttaaaaatcttatgaATACTCTGTGTAAAATATGATACCATTCCACCCAAAGTTTTGCTGTTAcgtgtgttttgttttcaaatagaTTTAAATTCCAGAGAGCAGGAGACATGTCAGCCAGTACATGTGATCAATGTGGACATTCAGGATAACCATGAGGAGGCAACCCTGGGTGCTTTCCTTATCTGTGAGCTCTGCCAGTGTGTAAGTAGAGAGGGCTCATTGCCTGTGGGTACCTTAGACCCAGCTGACTGCACAGGGGTTGGGGTTTGCTTAGTACTCCTTAAAGGTGCTGCATATTGCAAAAGTTGTTTAAGTAAAATCCATGTCAAGAGACACAAGTTTCCAAATTCTTGCGGTTCTTTTTGGAGctgttttgcaaacagatgAATTGTAACTGAGTTCCTGGTTTCCAGAGTGgactctctgtgtgtgtgctcaAAACCAACGCGTTGATAGCTTACATGAAAAGCAGTATTGCAAAGCACTGCACATAACCATTACACGTGTTGAGCCCATACTCAAAACACTGTTTACGGCAAAAACGtccatttcaaaagcagttgTAATACATGGGATTTAAACATCAGAGTTGCATTCTGAATCACAATATACTTGAAAAACATCCTATGTTGGTGTATTTCATAGTACCACCCTGCTGTGTGTatgatgtggaagaaaaaaaaggtgcctTCTGTCATCCATGTTCAGGGGCCCTAGCCCTTGAAGTAAGACTGAAATAAGCTGCACTCAAAACAGTCGATGTAACTGtgaagagaacagagaaaggaTCTGTGTCCTTTTACAGTGTGCAAGTTGATGAGTTCACCTATTCCAGTGTCGCAACAGGCTTTTTTTTACTCCAGCCTGTGTGATCTATTCTGGTCTTAAATCCTTTCCAGATTCAAAAAGCCTAAGAGGGTTCAAGGACTTGAAATTTTAGCCATCTGTTCAGTGTGCTTGTAGCTATTCTGAAGCTTCCATTTGTTATCTAGTGAGGATGGATTTTGCCTACTCAACAAAGTACTAGTTAAGTGCCAGTTCAGTGGGTTGGAGAAGGAAGGATATGCAGATAAACATGATGCAGAATATATGTACATTTGGGAATGCTGGGAATCTCAATAAAGCACCCAGTGCTGCGCTATTTGGTACAGCCTGCTGGTTTAGATATCACAGTAAGCCGAAAGCATTGAATTATTGCAGTTTTCTAAACTACATCATATCCTTGGAGTCCAGTTGcttagtattttttctcttctagatACAGCACACAGAAgacatggaaaatgaaatagatGAGCTGTTACAGGAATTTGAAGAGAAAAGTGGAAGGACTTTTCTTCATActgtctgcttttattaaagCACATCTGTCTCTTAGGCCTTAATACAGATGAGGGaagcatgtgtttaaaattctgattatactgtattttcctggaaaatgaatattgatctttttttgtttaaaaactccttttcagtgtcttttttgttttgtttcaggtaTTCTGTCACAGGTAGGCAGAGATACTGGTTGGGGTTGTACATATGAGATGATTAGAAGTATACACAAAGGCCacctatttaaaaatgaaaatcaagtttttctttaagtCCTACTTTAATTATTACAAGTAGGTTTTTAATTATAAAGAGAATGTTTCTTGAATATAAgtttataatgtatttttccagcttacaaatttattttatttcagttgtgcttttttttattttaatgtgacaGAATGGCTGAACTACGTGAGGATATGAATGGAACAATGAAAAACGAATATCTGTATATTATTAGATATAAAGTTGGAAGCatccaataaaaatgaaaaacctgtAAGTTTGTCTGTTTTCAAAGTAGAAGCTAAGTAAGTGTGACTGTTCTCTGTGAGGTGAAACACAAAGTATCTAAAGTAGCACAAGAACGCTCATTCATCCAAAGTGTCTTGGAGAGGGTAGTGACAGCAAGATCTTGATAGAAATCAAAAGACCTGAACTGTGTCCCTTGTTCAGAGAGGCTGTGTATTTGGGCAGCTCATAATGATTTTTGATCCTGTGTTGAAGTAAAGTGAACTGCTTTCTCTGCATGAATTAGGGCACTACCAGGAAATCTTTTGGGATcttaattgcttttgaattatTGTGTGTGAGATTAATAAGACTGTGAGGCTGTAACTGTAGCAGTCAGGGCCAATTGTGTCTATGTCTTCTATAAGGAAGATGGGGAGAAATGGCAAACTCCACTGTCAATAGAAATAGTTTACAGCACTTTTTAACTGAAGTATCTCTTGAATAGAAGCATTTTCCTCCCATACAGCAATAATAAACATGCTTGTCACGGCTCAAAATCCAGAAACTGCGTATGTGTATACAAACAGAGCAAAAGCTCAGACTTCTATTTGTTCAAACTGATATAAAgttaaaagtgaaaacaaatcaaattatTAGACATTCAAAATGTGACTGGCAAAGTGTTGCTGCTTACAGGCAAGAGAAGAtctttaaaagttgttttgttaAAGGAACCTGTAAACGATTTGGAGCAAATGAGGTCTGTGTGCTCTTTAATACTTGGATATGTGAGGACAACTTTTTAAACATCATGTTAGAAGTGAGGTAGCATGAAATGAGGTTTGAGCTCCTggcttctctctctcattctgtCACTGCCCTCTGACAGCTCACATGAATTGCCTAATTTTCCTTAACTTCAGTCGTTTTGCACGTGCAGGAAGTTAGTGCTAAGTACTTTCTCTCAATTTAGGGCAGTGTTAGCCATCTATGCAGGCAATTTTGGCTGTGTATGTAATAAGTCATGTGGCAATGCTACTTAACCTCTTTCAGTGAACACACTCACATACATTGAAAGGCATCTGCTCCACACCTGAAAACTGCAAGTCCATatctgaaaatacttctttgCAGTTGCAAATCTTGAAGTCTGTTGAGTCCGGCCTCCAAAGAAATCTTAcacctctctctgctcctgggaTCTGGGGGTTGGCTGTGGTTTCAACTGCCTTGTGGGAAAACTTAGACCTCTGCCAGCTCAATCTGTGCCCTGGACAGTGTCCAAATGGGTCATTGCATCATACTCAGGTCCCAGGAATGTTTAATATCCCTGAATTAcctgtgctgtttttcttgtctgttaaaaatacttaaaggaaaaattttgtGGAGAATGAATGAATAGATCAGAACAATTAGGGGATGGGGAGTTCCAGCAGCAGTTGTGATAAGGTTTGCAGAGTGTATGTTTTCTGATTGGCTTGTCCTATCCCATTTTGTTTCTGGAGACTCTGTATTTGAAGGATTTCATTCAgcctcctctgcttctgctcatTTGTCTGTCTGATACCATCGCTTGTTACCATGGGGATATTTACAGCCAAAGGAAGATGATGATTCTGTAAGGACTGAACTGCTTTAGTTgatgtctttaaaaagacatttcaagcAAGCACAGTACTGTGTATTTTGAGCAGAGTTTTCCTTGCCTATACAGGATCAGTACTGAAGTCTACTCTGTGGCAAGGTAAAACTTGGAgagtgtttgaaaatgttttcttctttcaacttAATTCGTCCTAAACAGagctctttgtttttattttatagaaaagcAGTAAAGACCCAAACAGGATGTTTTAAcctgtgttttgtgtgtgtgtgtgtagattTACAGCAGTGTCCTTTTTATTACATAAAGGTTATACTTTTCATGTGCGTAACTGGCAGAGAATTCTGGTTGCTGTAGTGGTAAGTATGGATTAATTAGAAGAACTTCAGTTCACTGCGTCTCCTCAACTGAAATGAGAAGCCTTGGTCTAAAGACATGGTATAGTATACAGGATGTTACAGAATTGTTCTTTCCATCCTAAATGTTCTGTTCATAAGCAAAAGCAACACTGGGAGCTGGTCATTTGTTTATTTGCCAGTGTGCGCAAGGATGTTTGGATGGATGGATGACTCACCTGGATGGACAGGCAAGTATTCTGAATGATCCACAGTCCAGTTCAAAGTATTTCCAACTTCTGTGAGCAAAATTTGTTCTTCAGCTAAAGCTGTTCTTACTCTCATTACTTCTCATTTAACTTACAGGTTAGTAAAAAATGAGTACGTTTATATAGTTACTTTGTCTCCATATGCTTCATTTGCATTGAAATCCACAATGAAGCTCAGTTTATACAGGAATTTTATGGGGTTCTAGTCTTGTTTGAgagatacatatacacacacacaaatatacatGTAGGTATAAAATAAACTCTGGCTAAACACAAGGTcaaagttattttctgtgtcAAAAAGAAATTTCCCCAGAAACTTTGGTTTAAAGGAAATGGGAAGAAtaatgtgtttttcctttaagagtGGGGTGGCTTATATACGATGATGGTGTGCTCTTCCCTGCCTTGTAGATACATTGATACTCCTGTTGATGAGTATCAGTGCTGAAAGATGGTCCAGAATATATTCAGAATTTGGCTGTGATGGGAGATTTCTGCTGTAAATGAGAGTTCTCCGGTATCTAGGCTGTTCTCCCAGTTTCCATAAGGCCAGCAGAGGTGGCTTTAAAATGCAGGTTCCTCCCAGAGGTCCGTCCCCCCCTTCCTAAATGTAGTGATTATGTTTTGTCAGCATCTCACTTTTTTGACTTTACGTAAATGAAAGCTTGTGATTAAAGAGCAAtgccttttctcccctctgcacTGCTGGTGTCTTACCCCTGAAGTTCTCTGCTTGTTGGCTTCCTTCACTTGCCTGTAAGGCTCAGTGCACAAAGTAATGCAGATAATGCAATCAGACTGCATATGGTGGAAAAGAGCATTCTTCCCTAGGTTTCAGTATTGCTGGATGTGACTATGCAAAGATCAATGATCCGAGCTAGATTCCCCAATGCAGCAGCCTAACGAATTTGTTGCTAGGCAGATTATCCAGCTTCAACTTCTATTTCTTATACATGTAGGAGCTTAGGAGAAGATatcaaaaaagacaaacacaaatGCTTGTACCAGCACAGGAACTGTGAAAAGAACAGGGGAATAAAAAAGACAGTGGAGTACGGGGAGGGTATAGGTATCTTCTCTtatggaagagggaaaaaaaaaaaaaaggaaaaagcagagaaatgctaGCTTTAGTTGTTGTGAGAGACTTCTATAAATTCTGACTTGTGTGTGCACTGCAGAACGCCAGCTGAGGTCTGTGCTCCCTTCAAGAGGAAAGTAGAGGGAGTCAGTTCCTGTGAACGTGGCTTGTGATAATATTCCTACCTGGGGCTGCATACtcacagggcaaaaaaaaatctgaggtgGTTCCCATACAGATCTCTCTGGGTTCTTTTTATCATCTTAGCCAGTATTGCTGGGgtttaaaaggtattttataaGGAGGGAACGATACATTCACTGTATGCCCTCAAGTGCTG
This is a stretch of genomic DNA from Gymnogyps californianus isolate 813 chromosome 21, ASM1813914v2, whole genome shotgun sequence. It encodes these proteins:
- the SSU72 gene encoding RNA polymerase II subunit A C-terminal domain phosphatase SSU72, translated to MPSSPLRVAVVCSSNQNRSMEAHNILSKRGFSVRSFGTGTHVKLPGPAPDKPNVYDFKTTYDQMYNDLLRKDKELYTQNGILHMLDRNKRIKPRPERFQNCKDVFDLILTCEERVYDQVVEDLNSREQETCQPVHVINVDIQDNHEEATLGAFLICELCQCIQHTEDMENEIDELLQEFEEKSGRTFLHTVCFY